In Phlebotomus papatasi isolate M1 chromosome 1, Ppap_2.1, whole genome shotgun sequence, the following proteins share a genomic window:
- the LOC129799578 gene encoding fumarylacetoacetate hydrolase domain-containing protein 2: MSFSLVRKICGHSQTWRQIEGTFVRHLSLSSLAAMRFIQYRKGKEDTTRLGVLSEDGKKITSLSSYGNDMIEFLKKDVDLGEISKKVSGLPSEEMTGDVTLLSPVSNPEKIVCIGLNYRGHCEEQNLTPPVRPMFFSKFASTLVGPTGSVIAHEISTQIDWEVELAVVIGKTAKKVPREKAYDYVFGYCVAQDISARDWQKVLNNKQFLIGKSMDTFCPLGPAIVHKSLVPDPHNLKIRCSINGVQKQSGNTNELIFRIDDIINRLTQSITLRPGDVILTGTPGGVGMFRDPPEYLKPGDVIDSEIEILGKMTNPIIKDE, encoded by the exons atgtcatttTCTTTAGTGCGTAAAATTTGTGGTCATTCCCAGACGTGGCGACAGATTGAAGGGACTTTTGTGAGGCATTTGag CTTATCATCTTTAGCAGCAATGAGATTCATCCAGTACAGGAAGGGAAAAGAAGACACCACCCGTCTGGGTGTCTTATCAGAAGATGGAAAGAAGATTACATCTCTGTCTTCTTATGGGAATGACATGATAGAATTCCTGAAGAAAGACGTTGACCTCGGGGAGATTTCCAAGAAGGTCAGTGGACTTCCTTCGGAAGAGATGACAGGTGATGTAACCCTGCTGTCTCCAGTGTCAAATCCCGAGAAGATTGTCTGCATTGGCCTGAACTACCGTGGTCACTGTGAGGAGCAGAATTTGACTCCTCCCGTTCGTCCCATGTTCTTCAGCAAATTCGCCAGTACTCTCGTGGGCCCCACGGGATCAGTGATAGCCCACGAGATAAGCACA CAAATCGATTGGGAAGTAGAACTGGCCGTTGTCATTGGAAAAACTGCCAAGAAAGTGCCGAGGGAGAAGGCTTATGACTACGTCTTTGGCTATTGCGTGGCTCAGGATATCTCTGCCAGGGATTGGCAGAAAGTCCTGAACAACAAGCAATTCCTCATTGGCAAGTCAATGGACACCTTCTGCCCTCTGGGTCCGGCGATTGTCCACAAGAGTCTCGTGCCAGATCCTCACAATCTCAAGATTCGCTGCAGCATCAACGGAGTCCAGAAACAATCAGGGAATACCAATGAACTCATCTTCCGGATTGACGACATCATCAATCGTCTTACTCA GTCAATTACCTTACGTCCGGGCGACGTAATCCTAACTGGAACTCCTGGAGGCGTGGGAATGTTCCGCGATCCACCAGAGTACCTGAAGCCGGGTGATGTTATTGATAGTGAAATCGAGATTCTCGGAAAAATGACCAACCCAATTATCAAGGATGAATAG
- the LOC129799584 gene encoding 39S ribosomal protein L35, mitochondrial, whose protein sequence is MLRLATNIACRWSATLCRASVNASTTYSKILPRNLSSLSAPIPTHQLPSLSPLSLSCNPRILTIANSVSVSQNRGVTKFSMRSGKRKSVKAALKRFYRLDWGIWIRTRTGRHKHMWRKSANQKRRLRKHVFVNSTQAWMLDKMVTKFWRTPKYYVDDPYRPYHSREECFYTKKRTDYY, encoded by the exons atgttGCGATTAGCAACAAATATAG CTTGCCGATGGAGTGCAACACTTTGCAGAGCCAGTGTAAATGCATCAACAACATACTCCAAGATCCTTCCCAGAAATTTATCGTCACTCTCAGCCCCGATCCCGACTCACCAGCTTCCTTCACTGTCGCCCTTAAGTCTAAGCTGTAATCCTCGCATCTTGACCATTGCCAATTCCGTCAGTGTTAGTCAAAACCGTGGAGTGACCAAGTTCTCAATGAGGAGCGGCAAGAGGAAATCCGTCAAGGCTGCTCTTAAGAGATTCTACCGACTGGATTGGGGAATTTGGATTCGAACTAGAACGGGAAGGCACAAGCACATGTGGCGGAAATCAGCTAATCAGAAGAGGAGATTGAGGAAGCACGTCTTTGTGAATTCGACACAGGCTTGGATGCTGGACAAGATGGTAACGAAATTCTGGAGGACACCTAAATACTACGTAGATGATCCCTATCGTCCCTATCACTCTCGCGAGGAATGTTTCTACACAAAAAAGAGGACGGATTATTACTGA